In Fusarium musae strain F31 chromosome 7, whole genome shotgun sequence, a single window of DNA contains:
- a CDS encoding hypothetical protein (EggNog:ENOG41~BUSCO:EOG09264398), with the protein MPREAEPSLSERTFVTQALDEGLRLDGRRFDEFRPLELTFGDEYGVAEVKYGKTRVLAKVSAEVTVPYSDRPFDGVFTITSELSPMVAPSYEVNRPSLEEVLLSRLLEKTIRRSGALDTESLCLIAGQKCWSIRVDLHVLTHDGNLTDAACLAVVAALRHFRKPDSSIEGENLTIYTPAEREPVPLSWLHSPFCVTFSFFSEDGSQVLVDTNWLEEQLRVSHCTYSLNKHGEICQIAKLGGTSLDAPLFIQCAQGALNRSKELSDLVDSKLAEDAKRRDKGGLMAELTAENDR; encoded by the exons ATGCCTCGCGAAGCTGAGCCTTCTCTTTCTGAGAGGACTTTTGTCACCCAAGCTCTCGATGAGGGTTTGCGATTAGACGGGCGCAGATTCGACGAGTTCCGGCCTCTTGAACTCACCTTTGGAGATGAATATGGAGTTGCGGAAGTCAAGTATGGAAAAACAAG AGTTCTAGCAAAAGTCTCAGCAGAAGTCACTGTGCCATACTCAGACCGTCCCTTTGACGGAGTTTTCACAATCACATCAGAACTCAGTCCCATGGTTGCCCCTTCATATGAGGTCAACCGCCCTTCACTCGAGGAGGTTCTTCTCTCCAGGCTTCTTGAGAAAACAATCAGAAGATCTGGCGCGCTAGACACCGAGTCACTATGCCTCATCGCCGGCCAGAAGTGTTGGTCTATCAGAGTCGATCTTCACGTCCTTACGCATGATGGAAACCTTACAGATGCGGCTTGTCTAGCAGTTGTTGCAGCTCTTCGACATTTCCGTAAGCCAGATTCCAGCATTGAGGGAGAAAACCTCACCATATACACACCTGCTGAGCGGGAGCCCGTGCCTCTTAGCTGGCTACACTCCCCTTTCTGTGTCACCTTCAGCTTCTTTAGCGAAGATGGAAGCCAAGTCCTCGTTGATACCAACTGGCTTGAGGAGCAACTGCGAGTCTCTCACTGCACATACAGTCTCAACAAGCATGGAGAGATTTGTCAGATTGCCAAACTGGGAGGAACTTCTCTTGACGCACCACTCTTTATCCAGTGTGCTCAAGGAGCACTCAACCGATCTAAGGAGCTATCTGACCTAGTGGATAGTAAGCTGGCTGAGGACGCAAAGCGAAGGGACAAGGGAGGGCTCATGGCTGAGTTGACAGCCGAGAATGACAGGTGA